The Opitutaceae bacterium genome includes a window with the following:
- a CDS encoding LacI family DNA-binding transcriptional regulator, with translation MADSTPQNVRRRAPTLADIGARVGVHVTTVSLALRDHPSIPERTRAVIREAARELGYQRDPLLDAFNFHRSRVKQRAKTLNSAFVVHSGAGRFFGGNPYKPQVYAGATAVAEARGHSLDIFVVGRDHLSPSRLNSILNARGVTSVLLSTFEIDIQELDLDWDQFCAVKIECLHLKPDIDAVSNDQLQVARLAMRSLRRLGYRRIGLATAHEDQERLAESFGMGVLVEQESLPSEECVPPLFFHLSDVPDLARIVSNWMREHAVDVIISNWNELLDIFATSGIRLPHDVAFASLDVPPSLPHLAGMVQNHRLVGQRAMEQLAIMADAYQRGIPKAQTVTYIPGFWKDGETAPVRLRRQGR, from the coding sequence ATGGCTGACTCCACCCCCCAGAACGTGCGTCGCAGGGCTCCCACACTCGCTGACATCGGCGCGCGCGTCGGTGTGCACGTCACAACCGTGTCCCTCGCACTGCGGGACCACCCTAGCATCCCCGAGCGTACCCGGGCGGTCATACGCGAGGCAGCCCGGGAACTCGGCTACCAGCGCGACCCGCTTCTTGACGCGTTCAACTTCCACCGTTCGCGCGTGAAGCAGCGCGCCAAGACCCTCAACTCGGCCTTCGTGGTGCATTCCGGGGCCGGGCGCTTTTTCGGCGGCAATCCCTACAAGCCGCAGGTGTACGCCGGCGCCACCGCCGTTGCGGAGGCCCGCGGCCATTCCCTCGACATCTTCGTCGTCGGCCGCGATCACCTCAGTCCGTCCCGCCTCAATAGCATCCTGAACGCGCGGGGGGTCACAAGCGTCCTGCTCTCCACGTTCGAGATCGACATCCAGGAGCTCGACCTCGATTGGGACCAGTTTTGCGCAGTAAAGATCGAGTGCCTGCACCTGAAGCCGGACATCGATGCGGTATCCAACGACCAACTACAGGTCGCCCGCCTGGCGATGCGTTCGCTTCGGAGGCTTGGCTACAGGCGCATCGGTCTTGCGACTGCGCACGAGGACCAGGAGCGCCTCGCCGAGTCGTTCGGGATGGGCGTGCTTGTGGAGCAGGAATCACTGCCTTCGGAGGAGTGCGTTCCTCCTCTGTTCTTCCACCTTTCTGACGTCCCGGATCTCGCTCGAATTGTCAGCAATTGGATGCGCGAGCACGCGGTTGATGTGATCATCTCCAATTGGAACGAGCTGCTCGACATATTCGCAACGTCGGGAATCCGCCTCCCGCACGACGTCGCCTTCGCCTCTCTCGACGTGCCTCCCAGTCTTCCCCACCTGGCGGGAATGGTCCAAAACCACCGCCTCGTCGGGCAACGCGCGATGGAGCAACTCGCGATCATGGCGGACGCCTACCAGAGGGGAATTCCAAAGGCGCAGACGGTCACCTACATCCCGGGTTTCTGGAAGGACGGCGAGACTGCGCCCGTGAGGCTGCGTCGCCAGGGGCGCTGA
- a CDS encoding LacI family DNA-binding transcriptional regulator gives MPHPSQSPANGGHRPTLRDLARASGFHATTISKALRGHPSIPAETRERIAKLAETMGYERNPVYLALSRFRRDSERSTRTPRIAFIENIAGGAEADRPPQRKAMLEGASSQARLLGYDLEVLSVGEDHHDARSLTQHLQNDGITGIILASFVPGFSEIALNWDVYAVAKIHSRHMEPDATVVGNDQLREVRLAIRNLDRLGYRRIGMAVGRADEDACAHRHTAGFLMEVSAFPEERRIPPLLYPYNMRCEDLAVLLGRWVRRHKLDAVLCNLTQIQSILEQAGFRVPTDIACATLSACDPAAHSHLAGTWPQYRIVGERAVSIVVTQLKAGEPGLPEFPSATSVQSIWRDGPSAPPRHG, from the coding sequence ATGCCCCACCCCTCGCAGTCCCCCGCCAATGGCGGGCACAGGCCAACCCTGCGTGACCTCGCGCGCGCTTCGGGCTTCCACGCCACTACGATTTCGAAGGCTTTGCGCGGGCATCCAAGCATCCCTGCGGAGACTCGCGAACGGATCGCGAAGCTCGCCGAAACGATGGGCTATGAGCGCAACCCGGTGTACCTCGCCCTGAGTCGTTTCCGTCGTGACAGTGAGCGGAGCACCCGGACTCCCCGCATTGCATTCATTGAAAATATAGCTGGCGGGGCCGAGGCCGATCGACCTCCCCAACGGAAAGCAATGCTGGAGGGCGCCAGCTCCCAGGCACGTCTGCTTGGTTACGACTTGGAAGTCCTCTCCGTCGGCGAAGACCATCACGACGCACGCAGCCTCACCCAGCATCTCCAAAACGATGGGATAACCGGGATTATCCTCGCCTCCTTCGTGCCAGGTTTCTCCGAGATCGCGCTCAACTGGGACGTCTATGCGGTCGCAAAGATACACTCCCGGCACATGGAGCCCGACGCGACCGTAGTGGGCAACGACCAGCTGCGCGAAGTCCGCCTGGCCATCCGTAACCTTGATCGCCTAGGCTACCGGCGCATCGGCATGGCGGTTGGTCGCGCAGATGAGGACGCCTGCGCGCACAGGCACACTGCCGGTTTCCTGATGGAAGTCTCGGCCTTCCCCGAGGAGCGCCGGATTCCTCCCTTACTCTATCCCTACAACATGAGGTGCGAGGACCTCGCAGTCCTCCTCGGGAGGTGGGTCCGACGACACAAGCTCGATGCAGTCCTGTGCAACCTCACGCAAATCCAGTCGATCCTCGAGCAGGCGGGGTTTCGAGTCCCCACCGATATAGCATGCGCCACGCTTAGCGCCTGCGATCCCGCCGCGCACAGCCACCTAGCCGGTACGTGGCCGCAATACCGCATCGTGGGCGAACGTGCCGTATCGATCGTCGTCACCCAACTCAAGGCGGGCGAGCCCGGCCTACCCGAGTTCCCATCCGCAACCTCCGTGCAAAGCATCTGGCGCGACGGCCCCAGCGCCCCACCACGCCATGGCTGA